Proteins found in one Oncorhynchus gorbuscha isolate QuinsamMale2020 ecotype Even-year linkage group LG15, OgorEven_v1.0, whole genome shotgun sequence genomic segment:
- the LOC123997240 gene encoding putative C->U-editing enzyme APOBEC-4 produces MFLEAASSSPDCPQCPQHILTEAEAAVSYSQFCEAFAFPMGPPGARALRLFYELWGPSGTLFQRGQASNCLAQGQHPEPLLFDHQGYLSSVLEVCEEVSYIILYCNYTPCQECSQTLISF; encoded by the exons ATGTTCCTGGAG GCAGCGTCCAGCTCTCCTGACTGCCCTCAGTGTCCCCAACACATCctgacagaggcagaggcagccgTGTCCTACTCCCAGTTCTGTGAAGCATTTGCCTTTCCCATGGGGCCCCCGGGGGCCAGGGCCCTGCGGCTGTTCTATGAGCTATGGGGCCCCAGTGGGACCTTATTTCAGAGGGGCCAGGCTAGCAACTGTCTTGCACAAGGTCAACACCCTGAGCCCCTGCTGTTTGACCATCAGGG CTACTTGTCCTCAGTACTAGAAGTGTGTGAGGAAGTGAGCTAcatcatactgtactgtaactacacGCCGTGCCAGGAGTGTTCCCAGACCCTGATCTCCTTCTAG